The genomic segment AGAAAGACGGCCGAGACGCCACGAAGAAAGTGGAAACGGGTGATAAAGAGAAGGATTCTGGGAAGAAAGGCCCCTGCACTACTGGGGCATCAGGTCAAGCAAAGAGGTTTGTCTTTCTATGTCAGTTCTTTGATACTACTACCAAGTCCAGCTCACTAAGAACGCAACATTGTGGGTAGCctcaagaaatattttttattttttaaatttttttttgccatgaGGGAAATGTTCACTGATGTACCTAATCCTGCCATTTACTGCATTGATTTATTTCTCTGAAGTTGGTTAAAATGTGACGGTAACCACAAGCTGAGAGAACGACTcttattttgttactttggCCTTTCCAGCAGTTTTTAAGCCTTTTCCAGTTTCTACACAAGGCAGTGTAAAAGAGCATTAGTCTCTGTGATGacgttttttcccccctttgtgGCCAAATGATTCGCTGAAGTTGAACAAACCTCCGAAGATTTCATTGGTCCAGAGAATAAATTGGCTGACAACTTGACCCCATCTCACCACTGGAAAAATCAATGAAGCCTTTGAGACATTGGTTCAGATCCACGTCTTGCctaaaggattttttttcccccctcaacAGAACCACGAGTTATTTTATTCCACTAGCTGTGTGCCTGTCAGCTTACGTCATGGTGTTATTTACCGTcattcatttcctgtttgttgTTTCAACCTTCTGCTTTTTAGCTCTTCAAGAGACAGAGATGGAAAAACTGCAAAAGATGAGAAGGGTAAGGATGTTTTTAGAGAGGAAAATGTACATATATTCAGCGTGgtgtagttttttattttttactgctgCTGTTTGGAAAACATGTTTATTAGGAGCTGTAAGCGGCACCAACACCGCCAGCTCGTCTCGTAACATTTGGGTGAGCGGTCTTTCTTcaaacaccaaagcagctgatcTGAAGAACCTTTTTGGCAAATATGGCAAGGTAGATAAcgtctttttttgtgtgtgtggggttaATTAGTTGTCGTTATTTTTGAGCAAAGAAAATATTCTTAGAATTTTATGATTGACATCAAACAAAAATTTCCAACAGGTTTTAAGTGCCAAGGTGGTTACGAACGCTCGCAGTCCTGGTTCGAAATGTTACGGCTTGGTGACGATGTCGTCCGGCACAGAGGTGGCACGCTGCATCTCCCACCTGGACTGCACAGAGCTTCATGGACAGCAGATATATGTCGAAAGGGTTGGTTGAATGCATCCTGGCTCATTTCTTCATAGAGTAAAACCTTGGCCCTGTATCACTCATTTTTCATtgctggtttttgtttgtttgttttgtatttagGCCAAAAATGATCCCTTCAAAAAGGAGCCCTCAAAGAAAGAAGCAGAGGAGAAGGCAAATGAAAAGCGCAATTCCACCGGGATAAAAGCGACTAACAAGTAAGTGACGGGAGGAAGGGGGAAAAAGTGCTAATGGTAATCGTCTGAAAGCCTATTTAACTTTCTGTCCATTTCTCATTTAGGCCACAGGCAGCCTACaaaaaagaagacaagaaaGTTGATAAACTCTCTGAAAAGGACAAAGACGTATCCAAGAAGCAAGAGGCCAGAAGCGGAAAATCCAGCTCCGTTTCATCTGGTTCGGGACATGAAGGTGCAAAGAAGGATGACAGAAAGCATGGCCGTAGGTTTTAGCCCTCTACTCACCTCTGATTTTAGAGTGTAACGTAGCTGGTTTGTGGTCTTAattagctttttgtttttttaacagggGTAAAGAGCCCAAGCAAGATGATGGCGATAGATCACAACAAAGGAGAGTCTAATTTTGGCAAAATGAGACCTTTCAGAAGGGGAAAGTATTTTGACAAAGTAAGAATTATTTCTGCTTAATTCTAaccacattttaaatgtttatttgtcttcagatgaataaaaatgtgcTCCGTTTGATACTTTTTCAGCCTTTTGTTAACATGAACTTTCAAAGACGGCCAAAAAGTTTGATTCCTCCCGAGGAGGTACGAAATTCTCTCTATAATTTTGTTTGATTGGGATTAATGCGCTTTAGTTCTTATTCTTTTTAAGCTTGAATTTCTATTTCCTTACTAGCTGGAGATGATGAAAGATAAAATGCGACCTTTTATGAAAAAGGGGGAGGAGCGGGACATCTTACCTTTTGAGAAAATTAAGGAGCAGAAGGAGCAGAGGATGCGTGAAAGGATGGCTCGTATGGAGCGTGTCCGTAGAGCCGTGGAGTTGCGCAAGTACGCACACAAGTTATTACATTTGCAAGATTTATAAAATGATGAGGCTGATGTATGTTTTGAGTTTCAAGGCGAGGGTTGTCTTGTTTGTCTTCAGGCGCCGTGAAATTGCAGAACATGAACGTCGGGAGCGTGAGCGTATCCGCCTGTTGCGGGAGCGGGAAGAGCGGGAGAACCTTCTCCGGGAGCGCCAGAGACTGGAGATGGAGAGGCAAAAACTGGAACGGGAGCGCTTGGAAAGGGAGAGGCTTGAGAGGGAGAGAATTCGTATAGAGCAGGTACAGCGTGAAAAATGTACCAGACTAACTTTTTATGTTATAGCTGTCAGTTAGCACGGCTAGAAATGTAGCCGTCTACTAACCCTTGCATGCACTGACTAATATTAGCAGCTGGCATTCAAAAGCTGCTGTCAACATATTGGTAATATGAAGCTTGTAATAGATGAGATGTGGTGGCAAATGCATCAGAAACTGCAATAGCTGTGAGAAAGTTTGCTGCCGCTTCAACAAAGTTGGGTACAAAACTTTAAAACtgcccagcagcagcatgtgtgAGACTCCACGTTAGCTTCTTGTTCATTAGCATTTAAGGGATAAAGGGTGCTAACCTGGTGAGGCAAGGGCGAGCTAAGGAAGATGGGAGCGGCTTTATCACCTCTTTAAATCTAAATCAAATCTAACTTAATGTTGTAACCGCAGCcatgtttttaattgtttaaatttgtatttatttttttcaggaaaGGCGGAAGGAAGCGGAGCGCATGGCTCGTGAGCGCGAGGAACTGCGGAggcagcaggagcagcttcGCTTTGAgcaagaaaagagaaacaacctgaagagaGGCCGTGAAGTGGAACACGGGTACATATCGTTTTGTCTCTCAGCTGTTTTAATGTGAAGACGAGTGTGGATAATCATTTTACTCGCGTCTTTACCCATGagttacatttgttttaaaatggaaACTGAGCAGCTGACGAAGAGCTTAACagctttttcttctgttttctcaaAAGTAAAATTTAAGTCAGTTTGAATTCGGTACAGAAAATATCATCATTGGGTCTGTGTGTGCGCAGCACAACCATAATCTGAGAGTTTTTGGTTTTCATTAGGAGAGGGGAGCGCTGTTATCGAGTGGCATTTACATAATATGTAAAGTTTGTGAGCAAACGTAATGTTGTGTTTATAGTGGTAGCTAGTGTTATCTATATTACAGAGTGACAGGTGGCATCCCGCGCTCATGACTCAATGTCTGTATTCGATGTTTCAGTCGGCGAGACGACTCCTATTGGAACGGCAACAAGAAGATACAGCCCGAGTCTGACGCCCGTTTGAATCAAGGCTCCAACTACAACCGGCAGCAGAACCGCTTTACAAACTTCACTCCCCGAGAGAGAGGCCGCTTCCCCGTGACCGCCAGCCAACCACCCAACACATATGACAGGTACACGTTTAAACTACATTAGTTTACTAATGTACTAATGTAGTTGTTGGAATTCTTTATGGACTCCAAAGAAAGCTTTTATTGCACTTTCTGTGAATTACATTTTGGTCCTCTTTGTGTTCCAAGACGAAACCGGTTTGACGGCGAGCCTGAGGTGAAGAAGAGTCGGCCTGCTCCTCACAGAGAAGGCTCCGGCTTTGATCGCTACCACAAAAACTTTGAAACGGTCCGCAGAGCTGAGCCGCCACCACCTCCACGCGCTGAACTTCGGGACACCGACCGCCGGGACAGAGATGACAGACGCCCCGCTCCCATGCACGATCGCCCTATGGGAGCAAGAGCTGCAATGCCGGGCATGTCGCACAGTCGCGCACCGAGGGATGGAGGGCATGGATGGAAGAATGACGGCGGGATAAACTCCAATAAGGGAGATATGCGGTAAAGGAAAACTCCTGTTTAAAGATTAAGCATTATTAGTTGCTTGATGGTTTTTGAAAGCTAATCTCTCTTTGTAATCTCTTGCTGGGCTGAGCAGCGGGCCTATGCGCATGCGTGCAGAGCGATCGGGCAGGGATGGCCCAGGTGTCGGTCCTGGTCCTGCTCTCAGAGGAGGCCACTCCATCAACCGTGAAAGGAGCTTTAATGATCGAGATGAAAGAAGACCCATGGTGATGAGCGATCAGGTGAGCTTACCTTCTGAAAAAGGAGTGCTGTCTTTCCCTGATCCTGTCTTTCCCTGAAATggaaaacatttacattttaagttGGTTTTCTTCTGTATGAGAGACCCAAACACATCCTGTTTTTCCTCACTTTTTCTGGAACGCAACATTAGTTCATTAAGAAAGCGTGCACCCACGCTTTCTTAATGAAGGTTGTTTATTTAACTTGTTATGAAATTTATTATACAAAATTCAATgacatactttttaaaattcatagtctcttatttgtttctttgttttttgaaataGTGGAAAGTAATCTTTAGTTTTGGAACCTATTTAGTGATCGGAGTAATGTTCTTACGGTTCCACTTTCATTGCTCAGATGACCATTTTTGTTTTGCCGTCAAGCATTCAGCATTTCCTTTGCCTCTGCAGCCTTTCAGCTCAGGTCGCCAGGTCGTAGTGGAACGTCACGGCAGGGAGCAGGGAATGAGGAAGGAGTGGCACGGTGGCTCAAGCTCGCAGCGTGGAGGCTTTTCCGATAATCGCAGGATGGGGGACTCTCGGAGCGCCATGATGCCGCCTTCCAGGTATGCTGCATAATGGAGACCTGTTGAGAAAGCAGAGTAGCGCGCTTCCCTTCTATCCTTCTCAGACATGACCTTTTTGTCTTTCTGCAGTCACTCTTCGTCTGGAATGAGCCGAATTGTACAGATCACCAACAACTCCATTCCCAGTGGCGGCACTGTGGGGGGATTCAAAACCTTTAAAGGAACGCCGCGGCAGTTCTAACCACAGCCACAAATCTGCAGCATGAAAGCTCCTGAAGATCTGAAGACTTTTCTGAACTTTATTTTTAGAttatcaactttttttttttttttgggcgGCACGTTTGTGCACACAAGGTTGATGAcactattttattttgtatagaCAAGTGTACCTCAGTGTAGGGCTTTTTCCTGACAGTTATGCTGTTACCATTACACAACCCTGTGCAcatgttttaataatatttagAAACCTTATTGTACAGCTCTGAGTCTTTGTAACAAGTTTTCAAGTGATGTTAAGACTTCTCTTATTGAGTGTTCTCTGTACATTTTCAGTAGCCTAGCGTCACACTCAATTTTCCTGTGTAATATGTCTTATTTTAGCGTATTATAGAACCCGACATGAAGGGATAATTGACTCATTCGGAAGTTTCTCAGATGATGAAAAGAAATATCTTTTTTGAAAAGTCATTTTTGCTGTGGATGTCCTGTTTTTGTAAAAGAAATGATTATAAAACTGTAAAAGAGCCTGCATTGTAGCAGAATACCTCTCATAGGCCACGAATTGAATCACAGACAGGTCTGTGTCTAAACTAAAATTTGACTTTCAGGTCAAACTGCAGGGCATTCAGTGGAGGTAAGCGAGCCTTTTAAGGGCACACATGGCTTTTGTTTGCTTATTGTTATTTCAGTGAAATTTGAACATTTGCTtttcagcttgttttttttttcctttttgtaaaACTTGTATTGTAGAAACATCCTGTGTCCATCATTGAACTCTCTCATGCTAGCAGGAAGTATCAGTGTAGAAGGTTTGAATCTGAAAAAGTGCACAAGATGGGTGAAACCTGCCCTTTGAAGGGACCTCATACTGTATGTAGACTTTAAGCTTCGTGTCAACTGTGACTAAACCAACACCTTGCCTGTGTCTCGTCTTGTTCGGTCATTTCagtgctatttattttttttattttgttttaaacctcGTCAAGCTTCGTAATTCTTTCAGAGCTGGACCAATACTGCACACCTCGGACTGCCATGCATGTAGTTGGATTTAAATGACACATCTGTTGTAATTGGTTGAAGCTGATTAAACTACCGGGGGGGCAGGGGGGGAGTGAGAAGCGGAATGTCTTTGTGCCGATTCTTCGGTCGTGCCAGGATCAGTTTGCTTGTGGGCCTCAGAGTGAAACTGTTGATGGGGTGGGAGGGATTTAATGTGAGGATCTCTCAGCTAGTGCGTGTACGTGGTTTGCCAGTTGGAAGTTTAAAAGGAAGTACAAGTTTctctaggtgtgtgtgtgtaaatgtttttttccccccatacTTTTGTTAAGAACAGTGATTATGAAGTGGTGGACATCTTGAGAGTTGACTGGTTTataaaacaacacataaaaCACTTTACTAAAATCCATATATTGCttacaaaaatatgttttacagAATTTTCATAACAAGAACCTTAGACCTACTTAGTAAACTCAGAAGTTggagtttagttatttattcaaatttcaattcaattttatttacatagtaccaaatcacaacaacagtcacatcaaggcgctttatattgtaaggtagatcctacaataatacatatagagaagaaacccaacaatcatatgaccccctatgagcaagcactttggcaacagtgggaaggaaaaactcccttttaacaggaagaaacctccggcagaaccaggctcagggaggggcggccatctgctgcgaccggttgggatgagaaggaagacaggataaaacgCTGAAGGTTTGAGGGGTTGTCTGTTCAGAGGTGCCGTTCTGCAACTTGTTtttaatgagtggttatttcctttgccttcctgtcagctcaGAGCAGTTTGGCCTTTTCGATGGTTCTGTgtagcagtttctgaaatacttgAGACCCGTTTAACACCAACAAGCACGACATGTTCAACCTCACAAATCCTTTTctttcccattctgatgctcggtcTGACCTGCAGCAGGCCATCTTGACCATTTCTCAATGATTAATTCCAATGAGTTGCTGCCATATGATTGGCTAAGTTTGCAAAACGAaaacagttgaacaggtgtacctaatgacgTGGTTGGTGAGTGTATATACCACTGCAGTGTCCTTGGACTTTTATGCTTCATACATTTTGTACATATGTAAGGCAAACAGATACAACCAGTGCCTCccacctggaaaaaaaaagtaaccaaTTCAATCttacaaaataatttttataGTATGAAGGTGAAGTTTTGCACGGCTTCAATACGTACTATAATGAAACTGTGTATTAACTGATTCTCAGGTGGTCAGGTTGGAACGTTTTTCCAGAATGGATTGATTTTACGTGGAATGATCCAACTCACAGATACAGTTTTCACATATACAGGCTATGAAATGGTGCAACTTCCACTTGTCTCGACAGACATTAAGACTTCAAAGCAATgacaacaaaccaaaaacttatcttagttttttattttcctgGTAACTTCTAATCAGGTTGAATGTCCCTCGTCTATAAGGCattttgttatatatatatatatatatatcaccaTATACAATATGTGACTGTAATGTGAAAGGCTACATACATTATTTGGTCATTTATGTAAATACATGAACATTGAAATCAACACAAATGAGTAACCTCCCATATTCACAAACGCTTTCCTTTTTGTTTGCTTCTTTTATGcgaaatataaacaaaacaggCCGGACAgtggaaaataaatttcttgggGTAATCGATGATGAACTTTTACTcctctttatttttcagcccaCACTGTACATGCATCACAGGGTAAAATCTGGGAGTTTTGATATTGCAATAAAGAAAAGATCTCCCTTTAGATTGTTCAGCACTCTGGATCTATCTGTCACACAACAACAATGAACGTTTCCCTCTGCTACATTAATGAAAACACTCGAGCCTGATGaagcattttcacatttttaagtACTTTTGACCTGTTGCCTTTCTTTGAGAACATTGAGTAATGAAATGATGGATTTGATGGGAAAAAACTAGTTAGGGGTTAACCTACACCATTTTTTTGCTGATGGAATTGAATATCAgtttttttcctgcattttttGTCATCATCTGTCAGCGCCGAGCTGATAACTCCAGTCTTTGTATTGGTATACTTGAGTCTGGTGTAGATGTACCGCTAACTACGAATATATCAAATTGCAGCAAGTTCTATTGAAGTGGTGCCACGACCCGATTTCCAAAAACATCTGGATGCtgtgaaaaatataaattaaaccaCAAGAagactttaaattaatttaaaccaTACATTTAATTATAAATACTACAAAAGTGCCATATGTTATAACTAAGCAATTTTTTTaatgctcattttgaatttgaagcgagcaacacaaaaaaccccaaaacaaacaaacaaattaaaaaaaacaaaaaccggACATAGGCATCTAAGTGTTCTTATTCGAGAACTGCACAGAATTTGGTGATTTCATCATTTTTATCATCAATACAAGACTCAGAGAATCTGGACAAAATCTCTCAATACAAATGACAAGGCTGGAAAAACCTGAACTGAATGACTGTGAGGATCATCAGGCTCTGGGGCTGCACTGCCTTAAAAACAGGCACAATCGTGGTGGGAATCACTGCGTGGACTCTGAAACAGTTCTGCAAGCAGTGATGCTGCATCCACAAAGTTAAAAACCTCACAGCAAGATCCACAAACACCACGGCCTCTTTTATAGTGGACTGAGCTGAAGCAGACAACTGTGCGTGGGTTTGAAGGGTCTTTCTGGAAACCAGTGGCACCACGTCCTCCAGAGTAAAAAGGAGAGGGGCCGTTCAGCACCTGTGATTGTACGGAGGCCCATGAGCGACACGAGCAATTTGTTAATCTGCAAAGGTCCCATTAATGCTGAACAATATCTATAGATTTTGGACCAACGTGTTTCACACAGAAGAAAGGGACGTGACAACAGCATGGCTCTGTTTTTGAGAGTCTGGCTACTAAACTTGAATGCTTACAGTCAAAATCTCTCAAAAAGCGAAAACATGGCATTGTGAAAAGAAAAT from the Oreochromis niloticus isolate F11D_XX linkage group LG1, O_niloticus_UMD_NMBU, whole genome shotgun sequence genome contains:
- the sltm gene encoding SAFB-like transcription modulator isoform X1 is translated as MASGAISTECKKISELRVVDLKSELKRRNLDTFGVKSVLVARLRQAIEDEGGDPENIQLQLSAETPTRKGGKAKGKKVDSDLDNTVEDDNFSKEAEEYESEKDVTDTDDGIRENSKPPPCEDSLAHSEAEPETDAVAAEADSEPEPEVDAEPEVDPDAEPDADEDPEVEPEVAEMDAEAMNSSKEAEEDHLSVSIPNEDAITLDVDGDDLLETGKHVKLPDSEAEKGTDEPEASAETSPDDDMKAEESEGHKDGKKDDGSRGEPMKKDGRDATKKVETGDKEKDSGKKGPCTTGASGQAKSSSRDRDGKTAKDEKGAVSGTNTASSSRNIWVSGLSSNTKAADLKNLFGKYGKVLSAKVVTNARSPGSKCYGLVTMSSGTEVARCISHLDCTELHGQQIYVERAKNDPFKKEPSKKEAEEKANEKRNSTGIKATNKPQAAYKKEDKKVDKLSEKDKDVSKKQEARSGKSSSVSSGSGHEGAKKDDRKHGRVKSPSKMMAIDHNKGESNFGKMRPFRRGKYFDKPFVNMNFQRRPKSLIPPEELEMMKDKMRPFMKKGEERDILPFEKIKEQKEQRMRERMARMERVRRAVELRKRREIAEHERRERERIRLLREREERENLLRERQRLEMERQKLERERLERERLERERIRIEQERRKEAERMAREREELRRQQEQLRFEQEKRNNLKRGREVEHGRRDDSYWNGNKKIQPESDARLNQGSNYNRQQNRFTNFTPRERGRFPVTASQPPNTYDRRNRFDGEPEVKKSRPAPHREGSGFDRYHKNFETVRRAEPPPPPRAELRDTDRRDRDDRRPAPMHDRPMGARAAMPGMSHSRAPRDGGHGWKNDGGINSNKGDMRGPMRMRAERSGRDGPGVGPGPALRGGHSINRERSFNDRDERRPMVMSDQPFSSGRQVVVERHGREQGMRKEWHGGSSSQRGGFSDNRRMGDSRSAMMPPSSHSSSGMSRIVQITNNSIPSGGTVGGFKTFKGTPRQF
- the sltm gene encoding SAFB-like transcription modulator isoform X2, translated to MSTDTSRAIEDEGGDPENIQLQLSAETPTRKGGKAKGKKVDSDLDNTVEDDNFSKEAEEYESEKDVTDTDDGIRENSKPPPCEDSLAHSEAEPETDAVAAEADSEPEPEVDAEPEVDPDAEPDADEDPEVEPEVAEMDAEAMNSSKEAEEDHLSVSIPNEDAITLDVDGDDLLETGKHVKLPDSEAEKGTDEPEASAETSPDDDMKAEESEGHKDGKKDDGSRGEPMKKDGRDATKKVETGDKEKDSGKKGPCTTGASGQAKSSSRDRDGKTAKDEKGAVSGTNTASSSRNIWVSGLSSNTKAADLKNLFGKYGKVLSAKVVTNARSPGSKCYGLVTMSSGTEVARCISHLDCTELHGQQIYVERAKNDPFKKEPSKKEAEEKANEKRNSTGIKATNKPQAAYKKEDKKVDKLSEKDKDVSKKQEARSGKSSSVSSGSGHEGAKKDDRKHGRVKSPSKMMAIDHNKGESNFGKMRPFRRGKYFDKPFVNMNFQRRPKSLIPPEELEMMKDKMRPFMKKGEERDILPFEKIKEQKEQRMRERMARMERVRRAVELRKRREIAEHERRERERIRLLREREERENLLRERQRLEMERQKLERERLERERLERERIRIEQERRKEAERMAREREELRRQQEQLRFEQEKRNNLKRGREVEHGRRDDSYWNGNKKIQPESDARLNQGSNYNRQQNRFTNFTPRERGRFPVTASQPPNTYDRRNRFDGEPEVKKSRPAPHREGSGFDRYHKNFETVRRAEPPPPPRAELRDTDRRDRDDRRPAPMHDRPMGARAAMPGMSHSRAPRDGGHGWKNDGGINSNKGDMRGPMRMRAERSGRDGPGVGPGPALRGGHSINRERSFNDRDERRPMVMSDQPFSSGRQVVVERHGREQGMRKEWHGGSSSQRGGFSDNRRMGDSRSAMMPPSSHSSSGMSRIVQITNNSIPSGGTVGGFKTFKGTPRQF